The stretch of DNA cgtGAATGAATCGTCAATAATAAttagtgagaaagttagaggcataaatatcatacccctaaAAAAATGCTAccatcccctgttattggtaatggtgagaggttagcatgttttgttgtatcccctgttattggtaatggtgagaggttagcaggTTTTGTTGtatcccctgttattggtaatggtgagaggttagcatgttttgttgtatcctctgttattggtaatggtgaggttAGGATATTTTGGGGGCATGatctttgtgcatctgtaacttgtCATTATTCACGACTCATTCATGATTATCTGTAAACATAACGCGAAAAACATAACCAAATCAAACTGCAAATGTGTAGTCACGACGggataggaatatgggaccaaatactaaacttgactaaattgtatacactataagtgaatttgtccaagtACCTATGATACCTTCAAATGGGGTTgcattcatttctaaatggtaaaaAAAAGGTGTTACTTTATACTGTATCATACAAAACATTTTCTctcaaaatgctggagtatagagccaaattaaaagttttagcttctctgtccaaataaatatgtaGGGGAGTCGATGTGGAAAATGTTTTTGCCAAAACTCTGTTGAGAGGTTACTGAATCTCCACAGTAATTCAGGAGGCCAATATTCTGTTGTTCAGAGGTTACTGAATCTCCACAGTAATGCAGAAGGCCAATACTCTGTTGAGAGGTTACTGAATCTCCACAGTAATACAGGAGGCCAATACTCTGTGGTTCAGAGGTTACTGAATCTCCACAGTAATACAGGAGTCCAATACTCTGTGGTTCAGAGGTTACTGAATCTCCACAGTAATACAGGAGGCCAATACTCTGTGGTTGAGAGGTTACTGAATCTCCACAGTAATACAGGAGGCCAATATTCTGTTGTTCAGAGGTTACGGAATCTCCACAGTAATACAGGAGGCCAATATTCTGTTGTTCGGAGGTTACTGAATCTCCACAGTAATACAGGAGGCCAATACTCTGTGGTTGAGAGGTTACTGAATCTCCACAGTAATACAGGAGGCCAATATTCTGTTGTTCAGAGGTTACTGAATCTCCACAGTAATACAGGAGGCCAATATTCTGTTGTTCAGAGGTTACTGAATCTCCACAGTAATGCAGAAGGCCAATACTCTGTTGAGAGGTTACGGAATCTCCACAGTAATACAGGAGGCCAATACTCTGTGGTTCAGAGGTAACTAAATCTCCACAGTAATGCAGAAGGTCATACTTGCTGAACCACCACCCTGACATGTCATGGCGGATACACTTCTCATCGTCCTTGTTGGGATGGTCGTAGGTACTGAACTTGACTCCCTGTTGACCGGCTCCTAGACTGTTCCACTGCCCACTGGGAGAGGGGTGGGCTTCGGGGAGGGCGTCCCCCGCATTGCCAGTGTACTCACCCAGATGAAGCTTATACTGGTTCTGGAGGGGGAAGAAGAGTATTTTAGGGAGTAgttttttaaagtattttatgGGGAAATAATTCAGTGATTTTGAATATTTAACTATGTAAAATCACTTAACTATCCCCTTTAACCTAACACCTGATCTCAAATTTCAACTAATTGTGGTCTTCAATTTAGACCTCAAACAAATGCCTACATTGGTGTGCACACACTGCAGAAGTCCTGGGCCAGAATTCCCCCACGCCTAGTGTAAAAGGTACCACAACTTTAGGTAATAGGTTGAGGACCAGGAGTGATAGACCAACATGCTTATACTGTAACACAGTCAATGTTCTCCTAAACAGAGCACTGCTGAGGTGTATCTTTCTGAATACTGCTGTCTACAAATATTGATCTTGTTCCAGAATGGGCTAATATGAGTAGGTGAATGAAGAGGATTGCTGGTTTCCCCAGGACCTttgctcaaggacattcaaatcaCATTCTATTTGTCctgtgcttcgtaaacaacaggtgtagactaacagtgaaatacttactcacgggtccttcccaacaatgcagagaaataaAATAAGACGTAATAACACGTAATAATAAATGCACAATGAGTAGCGATaccttggtactggtaccccgtgtacatagccaagtcgatgtgcaggtgttcgaggtagatatgtacatatgggtaggggtaaagtgactagggaacaggatagataataaacagtagcagcagtgtatgtgatgagtcaaaagagttagtgcaaagggGAGAGTCAATGCAGATAATctaggtagctatttggttaactatttaggagtcttatggcttggaggtagaaactgtttagggtcctgttggttccagactggaTGCATCgataccgcttgctgtgtggtagcagagagaacagtccatgacttgggtggctggagtgttttatcatttttagggccttcctctgacaccgcctggtatagaggtcctggatggcagggagctcggccaattatgtactgggccatatgcattACCCTCTCTAGCACCTTGTGGTCGAATgcaaagcagttgccataccgagcagtgatgcagccgtataactttttgaggatctgagggcccatgacaaatcttttcagcctcctgaggtggaagaggcattgtcatgcctTCTTcaggactgtgttggtgtgtatggaccatgttaattccttagcgatgtggacaccgaggaactagaagctctcaacccgctccactacagctccgtcaatgtggatgggggcgtgctcggccaaCCATTTCCTGGAGACCACGATCagctcctggcaccacactgccatgtcactgacctccctataggccagAGCTCTCAAACCTTgtccctggagagctaccatcctataggttttcactccaaccataatctagcacacctgattctaataatcaGCTGGTTGATGAACTGAATCAGGTGAGTTACAAGTGgggttggaatgaaaacctacaggaaggtagctctccagggacagggttggagagccctgctataggctgtctcatcgtggtTGGTGATCGGGCCTACcgccgtcagcaaacttaatgacggtATTGGAGTTGTGCGCTACCGCGCACCCTGAGGggctcccgtgttgaggatcagtgtggtggaTGTGATGTTGACAACcctcaccacctgagggcggcccatcaggaagtccaggatccagttgcagagggaggtgttca from Salvelinus fontinalis isolate EN_2023a unplaced genomic scaffold, ASM2944872v1 scaffold_1829, whole genome shotgun sequence encodes:
- the LOC129850106 gene encoding fibrinogen-like protein 1 isoform X2, with product MAGASTIAVLGLLFLTECHSAPVQCGEMVGRLQAEMEDLVRVINDQHHYIQGLHLSQAQKLPQIPQTHLQTGGQYKDCAEIYKDGNSVSGLYMIRPDQAPSSFMVFCDMSDGGGWTVFQRRKDGMESFDRAWVEYKHGFGDSESDGEFWLGNDPLHYLTSQGDYNLKINMEDFDGNQRFAKYKNMKVDDEKNQYKLHLGEYTGNAGDALPEAHPSPSGQWNSLGAGQQGVKFSTYDHPNKDDEKCIRHDMSGWWFSKYDLLHYCGDLVTSEPQSIGLLYYCGDSVTSQQSIGLLHYCGDSVTSEQQNIGLLYYCGDSVTSEQQNIGLLYYCGDSVTSQPQSIGLLYYCGDSVTSEQQNIGLLYYCGDSVTSEQQNIGLLYYCGDSVTSQPQSIGLLYYCGDSVTSEPQSIGLLYYCGDSVTSEPQSIGLLYYCGDSVTSQQSIGLLHYCGDSVTSEQQNIGLLNYCGDSVTSQQSFGKNIFHIDSPTYLFGQRS
- the LOC129850106 gene encoding uncharacterized protein LOC129850106 isoform X3, with the protein product MEEAGLSSRGERTEWSHSTGDYNLKINMEDFDGNQRFAKYKNMKVDDEKNQYKLHLGEYTGNAGDALPEAHPSPSGQWNSLGAGQQGVKFSTYDHPNKDDEKCIRHDMSGWWFSKYDLLHYCGDLVTSEPQSIGLLYYCGDSVTSQQSIGLLHYCGDSVTSEQQNIGLLYYCGDSVTSEQQNIGLLYYCGDSVTSQPQSIGLLYYCGDSVTSEQQNIGLLYYCGDSVTSEQQNIGLLYYCGDSVTSQPQSIGLLYYCGDSVTSEPQSIGLLYYCGDSVTSEPQSIGLLYYCGDSVTSQQSIGLLHYCGDSVTSEQQNIGLLNYCGDSVTSQQSFGKNIFHIDSPTYLFGQRS
- the LOC129850106 gene encoding uncharacterized protein LOC129850106 isoform X1, producing the protein MWISNLTQTRSSTSDLPGRSDLMFFCNFYRSPAVTMTGNEHTCSKEVTGTQKAPVQCGEMVGRLQAEMEDLVRVINDQHHYIQGLHLSQAQKLPQIPQTHLQTGGQYKDCAEIYKDGNSVSGLYMIRPDQAPSSFMVFCDMSDGGGWTVFQRRKDGMESFDRAWVEYKHGFGDSESDGEFWLGNDPLHYLTSQGDYNLKINMEDFDGNQRFAKYKNMKVDDEKNQYKLHLGEYTGNAGDALPEAHPSPSGQWNSLGAGQQGVKFSTYDHPNKDDEKCIRHDMSGWWFSKYDLLHYCGDLVTSEPQSIGLLYYCGDSVTSQQSIGLLHYCGDSVTSEQQNIGLLYYCGDSVTSEQQNIGLLYYCGDSVTSQPQSIGLLYYCGDSVTSEQQNIGLLYYCGDSVTSEQQNIGLLYYCGDSVTSQPQSIGLLYYCGDSVTSEPQSIGLLYYCGDSVTSEPQSIGLLYYCGDSVTSQQSIGLLHYCGDSVTSEQQNIGLLNYCGDSVTSQQSFGKNIFHIDSPTYLFGQRS